One Nitrospina watsonii DNA segment encodes these proteins:
- a CDS encoding biotin--[acetyl-CoA-carboxylase] ligase, whose product MAYSQEQLDAIQRQRQTPRWARQIIAHDELESTNDLAKKLLADGAEEGTLVLADTQTRGKGRLGRSWFSEKGTGLYFSLILKPALPREQHPSLTLMAAVATVEALQPFSPHPITLKWPNDILLNQRKLGGILSEQVLAPGDTVSGVVVGIGINVNQTRFPEELAAVATSLYIETREQPERSDIFSFIINYLYKYYQILLEDGASPILSRWRQNSRMLGSSILLRQGAETHTGVAIDLDAAGRLVVRLNSGEVRAFDGGEVTLHPGSLPGTHQKKGPRRK is encoded by the coding sequence ATGGCCTACTCACAGGAACAACTGGATGCGATCCAACGTCAACGCCAGACCCCCCGGTGGGCCAGGCAAATTATAGCCCATGATGAGCTCGAATCCACCAATGATCTGGCCAAAAAATTACTCGCTGACGGTGCCGAAGAAGGCACTCTGGTGCTGGCCGATACCCAGACCCGCGGCAAAGGCCGCCTCGGCCGCTCATGGTTCTCCGAAAAAGGCACCGGGCTGTACTTTTCGCTGATCCTCAAACCCGCGCTGCCCAGGGAACAGCATCCGTCCCTGACTCTCATGGCGGCTGTGGCCACCGTCGAGGCCCTGCAACCCTTCAGCCCGCATCCCATCACCCTGAAGTGGCCCAACGACATCCTCCTCAACCAGCGCAAGCTGGGCGGCATTCTGTCGGAACAGGTTCTGGCTCCCGGCGACACCGTCAGCGGAGTGGTCGTCGGCATCGGCATCAACGTCAACCAGACCCGGTTCCCGGAAGAGCTGGCCGCAGTCGCCACGTCTCTGTATATCGAAACCCGGGAGCAACCCGAGCGTTCGGATATATTCTCCTTTATAATCAATTATTTATACAAATACTATCAGATTTTACTTGAAGATGGTGCCAGCCCCATTCTGTCCCGCTGGCGGCAGAACTCGCGCATGCTGGGCTCATCGATTCTGCTGCGGCAGGGTGCCGAGACCCATACCGGGGTGGCCATCGATCTGGATGCCGCAGGCCGTCTGGTGGTCCGCCTGAATTCAGGAGAAGTGCGTGCGTTCGATGGCGGGGAAGTCACCCTCCACCCCGGATCGCTACCTGGGACTCACCAGAAAAAAGGCCCTCGCCGAAAGTAG
- a CDS encoding DUF2062 domain-containing protein codes for MESIKRACKYFYYRFIRLQSSPEKLAWGMALGLFISTTPTFGFQMALGLVIAALFRVSKLCALIGVQVTNALTAPFVYAGTYYLGAVILNRPFKREYLENLSWSSLWEMGPDVFASLWVGGVIVGIILAVVGYFVVLGIDTKSHLQIVRARRQLDRMKRKNPPVFEKID; via the coding sequence ATGGAATCCATTAAAAGAGCCTGCAAGTATTTTTACTACCGTTTTATCCGATTGCAGTCGAGTCCGGAGAAGCTGGCTTGGGGGATGGCGTTGGGGCTGTTCATCAGCACCACCCCGACGTTTGGATTCCAGATGGCTCTGGGATTGGTGATAGCGGCGTTGTTCCGGGTCAGCAAACTGTGTGCGCTGATCGGGGTGCAGGTCACCAATGCCTTGACGGCTCCCTTTGTGTATGCCGGAACGTACTATCTGGGGGCGGTTATCCTGAACCGGCCTTTCAAAAGGGAGTATCTGGAGAACCTTTCCTGGAGCAGCCTTTGGGAAATGGGTCCGGATGTCTTTGCTTCCTTGTGGGTTGGTGGCGTGATCGTCGGCATTATCCTGGCCGTTGTCGGGTATTTTGTGGTGCTCGGTATCGATACCAAGTCGCATTTGCAGATTGTGCGGGCCAGGCGGCAACTGGACCGGATGAAACGAAAAAATCCGCCTGTCTTTGAAAAAATTGATTGA
- a CDS encoding radical SAM protein, giving the protein MDQQVLTDVLRQEIREGKIPLSLGKTCPVECTFCYEKDHSYRPTVDVPRTTEQQWHTILEEIKKVPTRPDHSWLLGGNEYMEWTDIFLHPRAMDWLEEFLETTDNKVTFFTVGFVQPERIHKLAERHPGRINFELSVITLGEHRNKLLPHGPTVRQLMKILDGPAVTSANFYSFGPNSMSEDAKTISRINKNCLLWMGCLTPLKYIDADTSALMRHGRKHLADEARKVYYADLPNTQMLHTEPYISTFLARNKILKTFDASELEKNDHVVVSGCVYRILKKLRPNRVHYLYVPNETLGGDSDCSTLLTFSDIAKRLAHETQVYIPKVIMEHASGQERDISGVTFDEFKSWFPRIRFRVLHKVNTQVSNKKLYEKGYLKNYVEDYLGNPLHQKIEAVALPN; this is encoded by the coding sequence ATGGACCAGCAAGTTTTAACCGATGTGCTGCGCCAGGAAATCCGGGAAGGTAAGATTCCCCTGAGCCTGGGCAAAACCTGTCCGGTTGAGTGTACCTTCTGCTACGAGAAGGATCACAGTTACCGTCCTACCGTCGATGTGCCGCGCACCACGGAGCAGCAGTGGCACACCATCCTTGAAGAAATCAAAAAAGTCCCGACACGTCCCGACCATTCCTGGTTGCTGGGCGGTAACGAATACATGGAGTGGACCGACATCTTCCTGCACCCGCGTGCGATGGACTGGCTGGAAGAGTTTCTGGAGACCACGGACAACAAGGTGACGTTTTTCACCGTCGGCTTCGTGCAGCCGGAGCGCATCCACAAACTGGCCGAGCGTCATCCCGGCCGCATCAATTTCGAGCTCTCCGTCATCACCCTGGGCGAGCACCGCAATAAGCTGTTGCCGCATGGCCCCACGGTGCGGCAGTTGATGAAGATCCTGGACGGCCCGGCGGTCACCTCTGCCAACTTCTATTCCTTCGGTCCCAACAGCATGTCGGAGGATGCGAAGACGATTTCCCGTATCAATAAAAACTGCCTGCTGTGGATGGGCTGCCTGACGCCGCTCAAATACATCGATGCCGACACCTCCGCCCTCATGCGCCATGGGCGCAAGCACCTGGCGGATGAAGCGCGCAAGGTGTATTACGCGGATCTCCCCAATACGCAGATGCTGCACACGGAGCCTTACATCTCCACCTTTCTCGCCCGCAACAAGATTTTGAAAACCTTTGATGCCAGCGAACTGGAAAAAAACGATCACGTCGTTGTGTCCGGTTGCGTGTACCGCATTCTGAAGAAGCTTCGTCCGAATCGCGTGCACTATCTGTATGTGCCCAACGAGACACTGGGCGGCGACTCCGACTGCTCGACGCTGCTCACGTTCAGCGACATTGCCAAACGATTGGCTCACGAGACGCAGGTGTATATTCCGAAGGTCATCATGGAGCACGCATCGGGACAGGAGCGGGATATCTCCGGCGTCACCTTCGACGAGTTCAAAAGCTGGTTCCCGCGCATCCGTTTTCGGGTTCTGCACAAAGTCAACACGCAGGTTTCAAACAAGAAGCTTTACGAAAAAGGATATCTCAAGAATTACGTGGAGGATTATCTGGGCAATCCGTTGCACCAAAAAATCGAAGCGGTGGCGCTGCCCAACTAG
- the hemB gene encoding porphobilinogen synthase, whose translation MPFPIHRPRRLRKSAAIQRMVRETVLTPDDLILPLFVCEGKGVRTPIGSMPGIHRLSVDQLAKDVQEAYALGIPAVILFGIPDHKDAHGTEAYNPDGVVQRAIREIKSKVPDMVVITDVCIDEYTDHGHCGLIEGDEVVNDPTLELLARMALTHAAAGADIVAPSDMMDGRVQAIRQALDGDSHQSTLIMSYAAKYASAFYGPFREAADSAPQFGDRRSYQMDPGNSDEALREVEQDIEEGADILMVKPALPYLDIIRRVRDTFPVPLAAYNVSGEYSMLQAATEKGWIDGDRVMLEILLSIKRAGAQMILTYSAVPAARLLNG comes from the coding sequence ATGCCGTTTCCCATACACCGACCCCGACGCCTGAGAAAATCCGCCGCCATTCAGCGCATGGTGCGCGAAACCGTGCTGACGCCCGACGACCTCATCCTGCCGTTGTTCGTGTGCGAGGGGAAAGGCGTGCGCACGCCGATCGGCTCCATGCCCGGCATCCACCGCCTGTCGGTGGACCAGCTGGCGAAAGACGTGCAGGAAGCGTATGCGCTGGGCATTCCGGCGGTCATCCTGTTCGGCATCCCCGACCATAAAGACGCACACGGGACGGAAGCGTACAATCCCGACGGCGTGGTGCAGCGCGCCATCCGCGAAATCAAATCCAAGGTGCCGGACATGGTGGTGATCACCGACGTCTGCATCGACGAATACACCGATCACGGTCATTGCGGCCTGATCGAAGGCGACGAAGTGGTCAACGACCCGACGCTCGAATTGCTCGCCCGCATGGCGTTGACGCACGCCGCCGCCGGGGCCGATATCGTTGCGCCCTCCGACATGATGGACGGCCGCGTGCAGGCCATCCGCCAGGCGCTCGACGGCGACAGCCATCAAAGCACGCTCATCATGTCCTACGCCGCCAAATACGCCTCGGCGTTTTATGGTCCGTTCCGCGAGGCCGCCGATTCCGCGCCGCAGTTCGGCGACCGGCGCTCGTACCAGATGGACCCCGGCAACAGCGACGAAGCCCTGCGAGAAGTCGAACAGGACATCGAAGAGGGAGCGGATATCCTGATGGTCAAGCCGGCTTTGCCGTACCTCGATATCATCCGCCGTGTCCGCGATACCTTCCCGGTTCCCCTTGCTGCCTACAACGTGAGTGGCGAATATTCAATGCTTCAGGCCGCCACCGAAAAAGGGTGGATCGACGGCGACCGGGTGATGCTGGAGATCCTGCTCAGCATCAAGCGCGCCGGCGCGCAAATGATCCTGACCTATTCCGCCGTGCCGGCCGCCCGTCTGCTCAACGGCTGA
- a CDS encoding helix-turn-helix domain-containing protein translates to MSILAQNMRTIRKELKCTQSAMADILKVGFRTYVRYEAGERDAPVAILIKMARLGNISLEQLLTQKVDRFNIAPVNLETFNMTPPLVKSANFRTGHIVFKKPARETLLTLDESEKKVLSLFRKMSSDEQNRCLKTIESHYKPSSALSRSVRTDVVKTLPEAQMFDEEPQAMTKKPRFNRPRKRGRPGRTREDKKLLREKIDRLKKITKTAPKITVR, encoded by the coding sequence ATGTCAATTCTGGCGCAAAACATGCGAACCATCCGCAAGGAACTGAAGTGCACGCAGTCCGCCATGGCGGACATCCTCAAAGTCGGTTTCCGCACCTATGTCCGTTATGAAGCGGGGGAGCGCGACGCCCCGGTGGCCATCCTCATCAAGATGGCGCGCCTCGGCAACATTTCCCTGGAACAATTGCTGACGCAGAAGGTGGACCGGTTCAACATCGCACCGGTCAACCTGGAAACGTTCAATATGACGCCGCCGCTGGTCAAGTCGGCGAACTTTCGCACCGGACACATTGTTTTCAAAAAACCGGCGCGGGAAACCCTGCTCACGCTGGATGAATCGGAAAAAAAGGTATTGTCATTGTTTCGTAAAATGTCCAGCGACGAACAGAATCGTTGCCTGAAAACGATAGAGAGCCACTACAAACCGTCGTCGGCTCTTTCCCGGTCGGTGCGCACCGATGTGGTGAAGACGCTGCCGGAAGCGCAGATGTTTGACGAAGAACCGCAGGCGATGACCAAGAAGCCCCGCTTCAATCGGCCCCGCAAGCGCGGTCGTCCGGGACGCACCCGTGAAGACAAGAAGCTGCTCCGGGAAAAGATCGACCGTTTGAAGAAGATCACCAAAACCGCTCCCAAAATCACCGTGAGATGA
- a CDS encoding transglycosylase domain-containing protein, producing MFRRILEKTIFVLYTLMLGFICLAAGVYWNLRDDLPQLPDSLDKINLSLPTEIYSADGEIIKVLGQRHPVNLENISPLFLKAIIAVEDARFYEHSGLDHIGLARALYVNIQRRAVVQGGSTLTQQLAKNLFFSFERDWVRKVKELLVALQMETTFTKDEILEAYANQVYFGSGAYGVEEAAQEYFGKRAQDLNLLQAAMLAGLPNSPNNANPFINPERAMRRTQAVLARMEREGYISREDRERALQTELGLVAPRIESNPNQYFVRFVIDKLADDYGKEFVHYGGLKIYTTLDTRYQQLAHRVVDTHLKHLEKRELKAGLDESLQAALVTLDNRTGAIRALLGGRRYSESQFNRAVSNNRMPGSAFKPIVYMAAMEKLGYHPATVVDDAPTQFPIPGGEPWEPSNFGDKYMGPVILKKALMNSLNAVSAKLVYNLTPRRVIQTARQFGITSPLGDNLSLALGTSGVSPLEMAAAYSVIANQGILNEPYFVQRIEDFRGNVLYQHFFHGVQRFSSKTVYPLLNMMQGVMDEGTGRVVRRLGFHHPAGGKTGTTNDYKDAWFIGFTREYASAVWVGYDNNQPVIDKNGRGLTGSRGAAPIWAYYMEKVLEGKSPVNFPRPEGIHFQKVDTRSGYLPDLMTMETMEVAVREDLNLEKPVLPETEVIPPLPPDREVTTVPTPREDDALPKL from the coding sequence TTGTTTCGACGTATTCTGGAAAAAACCATCTTCGTGTTGTACACCCTGATGCTGGGCTTTATCTGCCTTGCTGCCGGGGTGTACTGGAACCTGCGCGACGACCTGCCGCAACTGCCGGACAGCCTCGATAAAATCAACCTCAGCCTGCCGACGGAAATCTATTCCGCCGACGGCGAGATCATCAAGGTTCTGGGCCAGCGCCATCCGGTGAATCTGGAAAACATTTCGCCCCTGTTTCTGAAAGCCATCATCGCCGTCGAAGACGCGCGCTTTTATGAACACAGCGGCCTCGACCACATCGGCCTCGCCCGCGCCCTGTATGTCAACATTCAACGCCGCGCCGTGGTGCAGGGCGGCAGCACGCTGACCCAGCAACTGGCGAAGAACCTGTTCTTCTCATTCGAGCGTGACTGGGTGCGTAAGGTGAAGGAGTTGCTGGTGGCCTTGCAGATGGAAACCACCTTCACCAAGGATGAAATCCTGGAGGCCTACGCCAACCAGGTGTACTTCGGCAGCGGCGCGTACGGCGTGGAAGAAGCGGCGCAGGAATACTTCGGCAAACGCGCGCAGGACCTGAACCTGTTGCAGGCGGCCATGCTGGCGGGTCTGCCCAATTCTCCCAATAACGCCAACCCCTTTATCAATCCGGAGCGGGCCATGCGGCGCACCCAGGCGGTGCTGGCGCGTATGGAGCGGGAAGGTTACATCAGCCGCGAGGATCGCGAACGGGCGTTGCAGACGGAGCTGGGTCTGGTCGCGCCACGCATCGAATCCAATCCCAATCAGTACTTCGTGCGCTTCGTCATCGATAAACTCGCCGACGATTACGGCAAGGAGTTCGTGCATTACGGCGGTCTCAAGATTTACACCACGCTCGACACACGCTACCAGCAACTCGCACACCGGGTGGTGGACACGCATTTGAAGCACCTTGAAAAACGCGAATTGAAAGCGGGTCTCGATGAGTCGCTGCAGGCGGCGCTGGTGACCCTCGACAACCGCACCGGCGCCATCCGCGCGCTCCTGGGCGGACGCCGTTATTCGGAGAGCCAGTTCAACCGCGCCGTGTCGAACAACCGCATGCCCGGTTCCGCGTTCAAACCCATCGTGTACATGGCAGCCATGGAAAAACTGGGTTACCACCCGGCGACCGTGGTGGACGACGCGCCGACCCAATTCCCCATCCCCGGCGGCGAGCCCTGGGAGCCGAGCAACTTCGGCGACAAGTACATGGGACCGGTCATTCTGAAAAAGGCGTTGATGAATTCGCTCAACGCGGTGTCGGCGAAGCTGGTGTACAACCTGACGCCGCGGCGGGTCATCCAGACGGCGCGCCAGTTCGGCATCACCAGTCCGCTGGGCGACAACCTGTCTTTGGCGCTCGGCACCTCCGGCGTATCGCCGTTGGAGATGGCCGCCGCCTACAGCGTCATCGCCAATCAGGGCATCTTGAACGAACCGTATTTCGTGCAGCGCATCGAGGATTTTCGCGGCAACGTGCTGTATCAGCATTTCTTCCACGGCGTGCAGCGGTTCTCATCGAAAACCGTGTATCCGTTGCTCAACATGATGCAGGGCGTGATGGATGAAGGCACCGGGCGCGTGGTGCGGCGACTGGGCTTCCATCATCCCGCCGGGGGCAAAACCGGTACCACCAACGACTACAAGGATGCGTGGTTCATCGGCTTCACCCGGGAATACGCGTCCGCCGTGTGGGTCGGTTACGACAACAACCAGCCGGTGATCGACAAGAACGGGCGCGGCCTGACCGGGTCGCGCGGTGCCGCCCCCATCTGGGCGTATTACATGGAAAAAGTTCTGGAAGGCAAAAGCCCGGTCAACTTTCCCAGACCGGAAGGCATCCACTTCCAGAAGGTGGACACGCGCAGCGGCTACCTGCCGGACCTGATGACCATGGAGACGATGGAGGTGGCGGTCCGGGAAGACCTGAATCTGGAAAAACCGGTGCTGCCGGAGACGGAGGTGATCCCGCCCTTGCCGCCCGACCGGGAGGTGACCACCGTTCCCACTCCTAGGGAGGACGATGCTCTACCAAAGCTTTAA
- a CDS encoding SPOR domain-containing protein has protein sequence MLYQSFKYYFVRLGVSFFLLLTGGFAVLFFIHEIALSGLVFDDRPIKWGVILVSLFFGCLVFGMFGEHRFFKALDGLKLIDLQLPMQQVVPRFESLLRFTESSYFLPRHGRRLKEKVIRQYAQYLLSIGAEDRYALNIYLKAFLQDSTETAYRDMIVSVLTQKRDLEPAEIDLLLLILTTEKFADQEILDFLVSIFLNQQIFTNKSEPVLLQALEKNSPQSAEIIEFLLPILVGKERKDPYSAHFYLNALDRARPEHRKEIEDLIAACYCEGRFRVVDPVLHGRCEAVFNRLAPDRQTQLMTAANDRKVSEKWKQVRLLRSEDVRRVQRRNRESGVEPALGSRLWAGMGRLWTAFREATRAMVFKLFDGLNWLGGLPLKYKLSALGVVMVGIVAGTLSLQKAMVAPPKGPPPETNNPVAMPMPPGAQKGAVKMHTIQIAAVNRKANAEEIVERLRRHKVQGVYVVETKRKTNGYWYKVRIGKFGSLDEAQKSAQKLVEQNIINNYFLVSVGGGK, from the coding sequence ATGCTCTACCAAAGCTTTAAATATTATTTTGTGCGCCTCGGCGTCTCGTTCTTCCTGCTACTGACAGGTGGCTTCGCCGTGTTGTTCTTCATCCACGAGATCGCGCTCTCCGGTCTCGTCTTCGACGACCGCCCCATCAAGTGGGGAGTCATTTTGGTTTCCCTGTTCTTCGGCTGCCTCGTGTTCGGCATGTTCGGCGAGCACCGCTTCTTCAAGGCGCTGGACGGCCTCAAGCTGATCGATCTGCAACTGCCCATGCAGCAGGTGGTGCCCCGATTCGAGTCGCTGCTGCGCTTTACCGAGTCGTCGTACTTCCTGCCCCGGCACGGACGCCGCCTCAAAGAGAAAGTCATTCGCCAGTACGCGCAGTACCTGCTCAGCATCGGTGCCGAAGACCGGTATGCGCTCAATATTTATCTCAAGGCATTTCTTCAGGATTCGACGGAGACCGCTTACCGCGACATGATCGTTTCCGTGCTGACGCAGAAGCGGGATCTGGAACCGGCGGAGATCGACCTGTTGCTGCTCATCCTGACCACGGAAAAGTTCGCCGATCAGGAAATTCTGGACTTCCTCGTCTCCATTTTTCTGAACCAGCAGATTTTCACCAACAAGTCGGAGCCGGTGCTGTTGCAGGCGCTGGAAAAAAATTCTCCGCAGTCTGCGGAGATCATCGAGTTCCTGCTGCCCATCCTCGTCGGCAAGGAGCGCAAGGACCCGTATTCCGCTCACTTTTATTTGAACGCGCTCGACCGCGCCCGCCCCGAACACAGAAAAGAGATCGAAGACCTCATTGCCGCCTGTTACTGCGAAGGACGGTTCCGCGTGGTGGACCCGGTGCTGCACGGCCGATGCGAAGCGGTGTTCAACCGGCTGGCGCCGGACCGGCAGACGCAGTTGATGACGGCGGCCAACGACCGCAAGGTTTCTGAGAAATGGAAACAGGTGCGCCTGCTGCGCTCGGAAGACGTGCGCCGGGTTCAGCGCAGAAACCGGGAAAGCGGCGTCGAGCCTGCACTGGGTTCCCGGTTGTGGGCGGGGATGGGGCGGCTGTGGACGGCATTTCGTGAAGCGACGCGGGCCATGGTGTTCAAACTGTTCGACGGGCTCAACTGGCTGGGCGGACTCCCTTTGAAATACAAGTTGAGCGCATTGGGCGTAGTGATGGTGGGGATCGTTGCCGGCACGTTGAGCTTGCAAAAGGCAATGGTTGCGCCGCCCAAGGGGCCGCCGCCCGAAACGAACAATCCGGTCGCCATGCCCATGCCCCCCGGCGCGCAAAAGGGTGCCGTGAAAATGCACACCATCCAGATCGCCGCAGTCAACCGCAAGGCCAACGCCGAAGAGATCGTGGAGCGTCTCAGGCGGCATAAAGTTCAGGGTGTGTATGTGGTGGAAACGAAGCGGAAAACAAACGGTTACTGGTACAAAGTGCGCATTGGCAAATTCGGTTCCCTCGATGAAGCGCAAAAATCCGCGCAAAAACTGGTCGAACAAAATATAATCAACAATTATTTCCTGGTCTCGGTAGGCGGGGGAAAATAA
- a CDS encoding DUF1156 domain-containing protein, producing MSIETKFDIPFVASLALREKQIQQNYRPIIAVHKWFARRPGTLFRALVLAEFGEKPLSELFFEANDFPKKEVADPFMGGGTPLIEANRLGCNITGFDINPMATWIVREEIEHLDINAYQDEAGLLLNRLRQEIQHLYLTDCPIYGDVDVPVKYFLWVKIISCIYCGKDFDLFPGYLISENVRHTRNVLVCFSCGDLNEVEDRTVPGACKNCKTRLLMEGPASRGRCNCSHCGRLNKYPRSGEGPLRHRLFAIEYYNPKRKAKHKGRFFKKPDSKDLGRLVEGECRWKALTATFVPTQEILSGDETDRLHRWGYHYYREMFNYRQLLGLELSCSLISKVKDERIRHALATNLSDLLRYQNLLCRYDTWALKSLDIFSVHGFPVGHVQCESNLLGIINSKGANVGSGGWTNIIAKYAKAKYYCDAPFEMERRGSRNVQVPIQGEWIGEKLDGARRRNIAIHCADATSVKLEPNSLDAVFTDPPYFGNVQYGELMDFCYVWLRKLVGEEAEGFWRPSTRTDEELTGNVTRSWGLEHFTEGVARVYRHMAEALKPGAPLVFTYHHNKIDAYFAVGVAILDAGLTCSASIPCPAEMGGSIHIHGTNSSIVDTVFVCRNTGNTPKRWLFRNDKELLAIINHDLEQIVEGGRKPTKGDTRCIIFGHLTRMTIWNLRKEWDASLPIGEKLDCFKRAIRMLPDPEDLLERLLSVKAGYSGYGPLFTTVDTTERSRDAIAF from the coding sequence ATGAGCATTGAAACAAAATTTGATATTCCCTTTGTTGCGAGTTTGGCGCTTCGAGAAAAGCAAATCCAGCAGAACTACCGCCCTATCATTGCTGTGCACAAATGGTTTGCCCGTCGGCCTGGTACCTTATTTCGTGCCTTAGTTCTAGCTGAGTTTGGCGAAAAGCCGCTTTCAGAACTATTTTTTGAAGCTAATGATTTTCCTAAAAAAGAGGTCGCCGACCCTTTTATGGGCGGCGGAACCCCTCTAATTGAAGCAAACCGGCTTGGTTGTAACATCACAGGTTTTGATATTAACCCCATGGCCACATGGATTGTTCGTGAAGAAATTGAGCATCTTGATATTAATGCCTATCAAGATGAAGCTGGCCTCTTGCTTAATAGGCTTCGCCAAGAAATCCAACATCTTTATTTGACCGACTGTCCGATTTATGGAGATGTGGATGTACCCGTCAAATACTTTCTTTGGGTTAAAATCATTAGTTGCATTTATTGTGGAAAAGATTTCGATTTGTTTCCAGGTTATCTTATATCGGAAAATGTCCGTCACACTAGAAACGTCTTGGTTTGTTTTTCATGTGGTGATCTTAATGAGGTTGAAGACCGCACGGTGCCTGGAGCATGCAAGAATTGCAAGACTAGGTTGCTTATGGAAGGCCCGGCCAGCCGCGGACGTTGTAATTGTTCACATTGTGGGCGCCTCAATAAATATCCACGTTCCGGAGAAGGCCCGTTACGACACAGGCTTTTTGCTATCGAGTATTATAATCCTAAGCGTAAAGCGAAACATAAAGGTCGTTTTTTTAAGAAACCGGATTCTAAGGATCTTGGGCGACTTGTGGAAGGTGAGTGCCGGTGGAAAGCATTGACAGCAACTTTTGTTCCTACTCAGGAAATATTATCAGGGGACGAGACTGATAGGCTCCATCGTTGGGGCTATCATTATTACCGGGAAATGTTCAATTATCGGCAACTTCTCGGTCTCGAATTAAGTTGCAGCCTAATCTCAAAGGTCAAAGATGAACGAATCCGTCACGCATTAGCTACAAATCTTTCAGACTTATTGCGTTATCAGAATTTGTTGTGCCGGTACGATACATGGGCACTTAAATCGCTGGATATTTTTTCAGTTCATGGTTTTCCGGTTGGGCATGTGCAATGTGAATCTAATTTACTTGGAATAATCAATAGTAAAGGAGCCAATGTTGGTTCAGGCGGGTGGACTAACATCATCGCCAAATATGCAAAGGCCAAATATTATTGTGATGCACCTTTTGAAATGGAGCGACGCGGTTCTCGTAATGTGCAAGTACCCATTCAAGGTGAATGGATAGGAGAAAAACTTGATGGGGCGAGGCGTCGTAATATTGCTATTCATTGTGCCGATGCGACTTCTGTGAAACTTGAGCCCAATAGCCTCGATGCTGTTTTTACAGACCCACCCTACTTTGGAAATGTTCAATACGGCGAGTTGATGGACTTTTGTTACGTTTGGTTACGCAAACTAGTTGGGGAAGAAGCTGAGGGCTTTTGGCGTCCATCAACGCGGACTGATGAAGAATTAACAGGCAATGTCACTAGGTCATGGGGACTCGAACACTTCACAGAGGGGGTAGCTCGAGTCTATCGCCATATGGCCGAGGCTCTTAAACCGGGGGCTCCACTCGTTTTTACTTATCACCATAACAAAATTGATGCGTACTTTGCTGTTGGTGTTGCAATTCTGGATGCTGGGCTTACATGCTCGGCATCTATTCCTTGTCCAGCCGAGATGGGTGGCTCCATTCATATCCATGGTACAAATTCATCAATCGTTGATACGGTCTTTGTCTGCCGTAATACTGGAAATACTCCCAAACGTTGGCTCTTCAGGAATGACAAAGAACTATTGGCCATTATTAACCATGATCTTGAACAAATTGTAGAGGGAGGCAGGAAGCCAACCAAAGGAGATACGCGATGCATAATTTTCGGACATCTAACACGGATGACAATTTGGAATTTGAGAAAAGAATGGGATGCAAGCTTACCAATTGGGGAAAAACTGGATTGTTTCAAAAGGGCAATCCGGATGTTACCCGATCCTGAAGATCTTCTGGAACGCCTTCTATCTGTAAAGGCAGGATACTCTGGCTATGGGCCGCTTTTTACTACTGTTGATACCACCGAAAGGTCGCGGGATGCCATTGCGTTTTGA